The segment TTATTCCTAATTCTGTTGCTGTAAAACATAATAAATCATCTATTATTTCTAAAGGGTCTTGCGTTGGAAAACAACCTGTTAAATAGACAAAAGCCATCTGATATGCAAAACCAAAACGATTATGATTACTACGAAATTGTTCTATAAAAGTTCGATCTTTTTCAGAAAAGGTAATACTTTCTGATATATTTTGTTTAGTAAAATACAAGTCTTTCATTTCATTATTTTTCCTTACGTTTTTTTATATATTCATAAAAAGTTCTTTCTTTAATATTTAACGTTTCACAGATATGTCGAACAGTATATTCCTTACTATCATACATTTTGAAAGCTGTTTCTAATTTTTTCCCTGTAAGAACCTTCCTTCTTCCTCCCTTCTTTCCTCTTATACGCGCAGCCATTAACCCTGCCAGAGTACGTTCTCTAATTATATCTCTTTCAAATTCTGCAAAAGCTGCAAAAATATGAAATATTAACCTTCCACTGGACTGACTTGTATCTATATTCTGATCTAAAAATATAACATTGACATTTTTATATGATAGATTATCTATTATTTCCAGAAGTTCACGTATATTTCGTGCTAATCTGTCCATTTTTGTACACACCAGGACATCATTCTCCCTTAACCAGCAAAGTAATTCTGTCAGTTCTGTTCTCTTCTGATGTCTGGTAGTAACTTTTTCAGAAATTATTTTTTCACACCCAGCTCTATGAAGATCATCAATTTGAGAATCTAAATTTTGTTCATATGTAGAAACCCTTGCATAACCTATTTTCATATTTTTATACCTTTCTTTAAAGACATATATTTATAATATGCAAAAACTCAATTTTAATATCAGCTATATGCAGTTTGTTTTTCGCATGAGTTTTTGCAGTTTAATAATGCTTATTTTACTATGATAAATCATAAA is part of the Methanobacterium sp. genome and harbors:
- a CDS encoding recombinase family protein — protein: MKIGYARVSTYEQNLDSQIDDLHRAGCEKIISEKVTTRHQKRTELTELLCWLRENDVLVCTKMDRLARNIRELLEIIDNLSYKNVNVIFLDQNIDTSQSSGRLIFHIFAAFAEFERDIIRERTLAGLMAARIRGKKGGRRKVLTGKKLETAFKMYDSKEYTVRHICETLNIKERTFYEYIKKRKEK